One Hydrogenobaculum sp. 3684 genomic window, TATGGAAGAGTTTGCCAAAAGAGTTATAGAAGCAATACCTCCAAAGACCTTTGAACATGTAGGGGATTATGCAGTTTATTTTGACAACAAATCAAAGGATTCCTTTGAAAATATGTTTGTATCCCAAAACGGCAAATACATATATATGAAAAAAGCCTACTATAAAGATGGCATTCTTTATGCAAAAGACGGCGAGGTAGTATCGGAAGAGAATTCAAAAGACTACGTAGTAGATTTTAAAAGCCTCAAAATACAGATTTATAAACTAACATCTTCTACTATCTCTAGAAAAATCGTTAAAAAAGATATACTTTTTGATATATTAAATATTTTACTAACACCTTTTTTTGTCTTGTTGGGATTTTACTTCATATCAAACATAAAAATGTCTTCTGGTATTTTTTATACGTTTTTGGCTTTTTTTATAATAATCCATGAAGCCATAATAACCGTTATAAAAACCTTTATCTTAAAATCCTAAAAACTAACCGAAGTTATTTGAGACTTTAGACTGCGTGGTTTCTAGGCCTTTCACAAGGTTTCCATAGACTTGATAGGCTTTTGAAAGGTCGATAAGCTGTACCATTTCCCTTACTGGATTTACGTTGGAGCCTTCCAAAGCCCCTTGTATGAGAGTAGATGTGGTGTCTGGGGTGGCGTTTTGGGCTGTGTAAAGGTCGTTACCAGCTTTTTCTGGGTTTGTGAGGTCCACTAAGCCTATGGTACCTACTTGAGAAGGTGTTTCGTTGGTGCCTTGGGTGGTAATAAACACGTTTCCTTGGGGTGAAATATGTATAGATGTGGCAATAGGTGGTATTTGGATGGGTTGGTTTTTGGGTCCCAATACCTTCATACCGTAATGGTTTACGAGATAACCATTTTTATCCAGCTGAAAATCTCCTCTTCTTTGATAAAATATTTCACCTTTATCGTTCATAACTTTGAAAAAACCTTTGCCGTTTATGGCTAAATCAAGGGGATTGTCGGTTTTCTTTATAGGTCCTTCTGTGTAGTTTGTGTATATCTTTTCCATAATAGTATATACATAGTTGTTGGAAGGGTTATCTGGGGCGTTGCCAGGTTCTTTGGTGGCATCTGGTGTATAGTAGGCTAAAGCTGATAGAAAATCTTTTTTAAAACCAGGTGTATCTGCATTGGCTATGTTGTTGGCCACTACATCTAGTCTTCTTTGTTCTAAACTCATTCCGCTGGCAAGTACATACATCGGTTGATAATCCAAAGCCATATCTTAACTCCTTTCGTTCTTATAAATATATGCGTTTTCTATAAAAGATGCAAACAATTTATGAGCTTTGAAGGGCTTACTTTTAAACTCCGGATGAAACTGACATCCTATATACCATCTATGGCTTTGAAGCTCTAATATCTCCACCAAAGATTTTTTAGGGTATATGCCAGAAGCTATAAAACCATGTTTTTCAAAATCTTCTTTGTATTTGTTGTTGAATTCGTATCTATGTCTATGTCTTTCGTATATGAGGTTTTCTTTGTAAATCTCATAAGCTTTTGTGTTTTCTTTTATAAGGCATTCGTAAGCTCCAAGTCTCATAGTCCCGCCCAAGTTTTCTATGCCCTTTTGCTCTTCCATTATATCTATAACAGGGTTTGATGTATTTGGATCAAACTCCGTGGAATTTGCATCTTTAAAGCCTAAAA contains:
- a CDS encoding LptF/LptG family permease — encoded protein: MRIFLFFLKGLLVNVYFYTMVICFIFFSIESFSLVYVLSYVNGLTALGFLASWFSYYFIYFLPLGVIISVFSFFYKLFSQNKIQAFYIFGVSPFYILRQSLYVVAIPLFLGFLFSFFITNEDITYAKNYLMEEFAKRVIEAIPPKTFEHVGDYAVYFDNKSKDSFENMFVSQNGKYIYMKKAYYKDGILYAKDGEVVSEENSKDYVVDFKSLKIQIYKLTSSTISRKIVKKDILFDILNILLTPFFVLLGFYFISNIKMSSGIFYTFLAFFIIIHEAIITVIKTFILKS
- the flgF gene encoding flagellar basal-body rod protein FlgF, translating into MALDYQPMYVLASGMSLEQRRLDVVANNIANADTPGFKKDFLSALAYYTPDATKEPGNAPDNPSNNYVYTIMEKIYTNYTEGPIKKTDNPLDLAINGKGFFKVMNDKGEIFYQRRGDFQLDKNGYLVNHYGMKVLGPKNQPIQIPPIATSIHISPQGNVFITTQGTNETPSQVGTIGLVDLTNPEKAGNDLYTAQNATPDTTSTLIQGALEGSNVNPVREMVQLIDLSKAYQVYGNLVKGLETTQSKVSNNFG